From a region of the Candidatus Sulfotelmatobacter sp. genome:
- a CDS encoding MoxR family ATPase: MAHAVDVEDLRHRLLQAGYVADVGLATALACAVSLERGVLLEGDAGVGKTDAARALARVFDAQLLRLQCYEGLDLASAAYDWNYGKQLLAIRSAEGAHERPPDLYADDFLIRRPLLAALGANRERGIVLLVDEIDRADDEFEAFLLEFLSDYAITIPERGTIAAVHRPIVVLTSNRTRDLHDALKRRCFYHWIGHPSVARELEILRLHLPAVAPELAADVARGTAALREQGLRKPPGIAESLDWAQTLQLLGANRLDAEVFEPSLGAVLKYPEDVALARSVAGAIIARARGEGAA, from the coding sequence ATGGCGCACGCGGTCGACGTCGAGGACCTCCGTCACCGTCTGTTGCAGGCCGGGTACGTCGCGGACGTGGGCCTGGCGACCGCCCTCGCCTGCGCGGTCAGCCTCGAACGCGGCGTCCTGTTGGAGGGCGACGCGGGCGTGGGCAAGACCGACGCGGCGCGCGCGCTGGCTCGCGTCTTCGACGCGCAGCTGCTGCGCCTGCAGTGCTACGAGGGCCTGGACCTGGCCAGCGCGGCCTACGACTGGAACTACGGCAAGCAGCTGCTGGCGATCCGCAGCGCCGAAGGCGCGCACGAACGGCCGCCCGATCTGTATGCCGACGATTTCTTGATTCGCCGGCCGCTGCTCGCCGCGCTGGGGGCGAACCGCGAGCGCGGCATCGTTCTGCTGGTGGACGAGATCGACCGCGCCGACGACGAGTTCGAAGCGTTCCTGCTCGAGTTCTTGTCCGACTACGCGATCACGATCCCGGAACGCGGGACGATCGCCGCGGTCCACCGGCCGATCGTCGTGCTGACCTCGAATCGCACCCGCGACCTGCACGACGCGCTCAAGCGGCGCTGCTTCTACCACTGGATCGGACATCCGTCGGTCGCCCGCGAGCTGGAGATCTTGCGCCTGCACTTGCCCGCGGTCGCACCCGAACTGGCCGCCGACGTCGCGCGCGGCACCGCGGCGCTGCGCGAGCAAGGCTTGCGTAAGCCGCCCGGGATCGCCGAGTCGCTCGACTGGGCGCAGACCCTGCAGCTGCTCGGCGCGAACCGGCTCGACGCCGAGGTCTTCGAGCCCTCGCTGGGCGCGGTGCTCAAGTATCCCGAGGACGTCGCGCTGGCGCGCAGCGTGGCCGGCGCGATCATCGCTCGCGCGCGCGGCGAAGGCGCGGCGTGA